A single window of Leptospiraceae bacterium DNA harbors:
- a CDS encoding AAA family ATPase, with product MITLTGYEIKAELHVGEKSIVYRAKKGDTPVILKYLNKEYPTNHELEAFRKEYDIIKKFSLAHSVKVLGVESYKNSLVIIFEDIGASSLAALLDEKKNFGIEEFVEIAIAATKALAEIQKHNMIHKDLKPHNIVYNSNSKTLNLIDFGSVSFLTKESPEINMKNNLEGTLAYISPEQTGRMNRTVDYRTDYYSLGVTFYQLLTGELPFTNTDPMELVHAHIAKMPIPPHSRDAQPCVSTLSDIIMKLLQKNPEDRYQSIAGLLYDLEWCLNNLSPDPAGVVQSKELSPLLRGEGITLINPSDDFKIGTHDHSGKFQIPEKLYGRTNEINQIIESFKDIVGTRGGTSSNGDVKTHSRASLQLISGHSGIGKSALINEVNKPITEYKGYFGSGKYDQFKRAIPYGAITQTFQSLIQQILTEKSESISQWKERLLQAVGSNGQVIIDVIPELETLIGKQQQPAELGSTESQNRFNLVFQNFIQAFCTKEHPIAIFLDDMQWADTPSIKLIQTILSNPEMKYLYLMLSFRDNEVLPTDPFSLMLAELKKSGFVYKEIILTPIGISDITHLVKDTLNCEESNAKELATILFEKTNGNPFFVNELFTSFYKDGLVYLDSGLQPTVLSRPSVQWKWDISKIREAKISENVIDLMVEKVQELTPNQMEILKLAACIGDTFETELLSQISGKSSGELKTELEQISNEGFLLIGGNTVKFVHDKIREATYSLISEEERAKNHYAIGSTYLKITKEEDIEDLIFTIVGQLNQCTMLLSEQEKNQLIDLNVLAGEKALASSAYDVALDCYRIAMQFFPKDIWETSYQKALSIYLNRAKLESLNGNHAEADQFFTIILENTNTILDKALVYELQIPLYVGQNKLREALDIGLKALAILGIDFPEVHDPTPEVMKAFQLQGERQIEELIDLRQMTSPEKLAITRILAVSIVPAYITLPSLFPLTVLKMVNLTLEDNSLAKESGLAFILYGIIMGSGIGNYELGNKLGKLGIKIIEKLNAKNLKCAGFFFFACMNNHWREHARLDLPYFLESIQAGMDSGDFLNAGYSTNHFNFQSLLMRKNLSEVSSSFSKFLSNFAKLKQEDPKHMFCLNYEMSIILQGLGKSLMEMNGDIFNEKEIVSIWKETKNSTTLFNYYVNKLTLNYLFGSPLEAYRYAREGEPHEGGCFGMMFVAEHNFWDSLSCLSLLELPDSSEEDKTKYLEQIQKNQERMKVWAENCPANYGHKYHIVNGLLIYSMGDFEKARQELKKAIALAKEHEYLLEEALANEFLAKMWLEKEEDQIANIFLIEAHYAYKKWGCEPKVKQLEEKYPQLKRHAKQEFAKDVSVSSNSNASATGTLLDLNTVVKASQAISGEIHLGKLLKKMMKILFENAGAERGFFILKENQNWIIEAEGNANTDTITVLEAKPLEDKSQLSSAIVNYVIRTKGIILLNDAMKKGAFTNDSYVVKRQPKSILCYPIINQGNLVGVVYLENNLTTDAFTPDRVEILKVLSSQIAVSVENSLLYANLEEKVEERTRDLNQALVEVRGLKEQQDGDYFLNTLLIEPLGQNNAFSKNVGIDFFIKQKKTFIFRRNEYELGGDINIAENMELQGKEYTVFLNGDAMGKSIQGAGGVLVLGTVFKSIIQRTKATDYGKTVYPERWLKNAFIEMHKSFEGFDGSMLMSAVFGLVDEQTGTMYYMNAEHPPIALYRDGLASFIENPKHYTKLGTQGQMGSISVSVFSLHSDDIVIIGSDGRDDICIGKDSEGYEIINQDENLFLNHIKIADGDLEKIQEEISNTGKLIDDLSLLKIHFKGGSKDSSQLEADLEKLEEYKAKKDFPNVIEYGIKVISDYPHLSEYMYDVSYALRQVGKLERAVDFGERFRMRRPEHLDNLMNLIDTYKGLGRMERAKVILDDCIKLDPEEIRILKFKKELEIK from the coding sequence ATGATAACACTAACAGGCTATGAAATAAAAGCTGAACTTCATGTTGGAGAAAAAAGCATAGTATACCGTGCCAAGAAAGGGGATACACCCGTTATTTTGAAATACCTAAATAAAGAGTATCCTACTAATCATGAATTAGAAGCGTTTCGAAAAGAATATGATATTATTAAGAAATTTTCTTTAGCACATTCTGTAAAAGTTTTAGGAGTAGAATCTTATAAAAATAGCTTAGTCATTATTTTTGAGGATATAGGTGCATCTTCTCTTGCAGCATTATTGGATGAAAAGAAAAATTTCGGCATAGAAGAGTTTGTAGAAATTGCGATAGCGGCTACAAAGGCTTTGGCAGAAATCCAAAAGCACAATATGATTCATAAGGATTTGAAACCGCATAACATCGTTTATAACTCTAATAGCAAGACTCTGAATTTAATTGACTTTGGTTCTGTTTCTTTTTTAACGAAAGAAAGTCCAGAGATCAATATGAAGAACAATCTGGAAGGAACGTTAGCCTATATATCTCCGGAACAAACAGGTAGAATGAACCGAACAGTGGACTATCGCACGGACTACTACTCGTTAGGCGTTACCTTCTATCAACTTCTTACGGGAGAACTCCCCTTTACCAATACAGACCCGATGGAATTAGTCCATGCCCATATCGCCAAAATGCCAATTCCACCGCATAGTAGAGACGCACAGCCGTGCGTCTCTACGCTGTCCGATATAATAATGAAATTATTACAAAAGAATCCGGAAGATAGGTATCAGAGCATTGCAGGTCTTCTATATGATTTGGAATGGTGTTTGAATAACCTCTCCCCTGACCCTGCTGGAGTTGTCCAATCTAAAGAATTATCCCCTCTCCTAAGAGGAGAGGGGATAACTTTGATTAATCCATCCGACGATTTCAAAATAGGCACCCACGATCATTCGGGCAAATTCCAAATACCCGAAAAATTATATGGGCGAACAAATGAAATTAACCAAATCATTGAATCCTTCAAGGATATCGTAGGGACGCGCGGCGGCACGTCCTCCAACGGCGATGTAAAGACGCACAGCCGTGCGTCTTTACAATTAATATCTGGACATTCCGGCATCGGCAAATCGGCATTAATCAACGAGGTCAATAAACCGATTACGGAATACAAAGGATATTTTGGTTCAGGAAAATACGATCAGTTCAAACGAGCCATTCCGTATGGGGCGATCACCCAAACATTTCAGAGTTTAATCCAGCAGATATTAACAGAGAAATCTGAGTCTATTTCGCAGTGGAAAGAGAGGCTTTTACAGGCTGTTGGTTCAAATGGACAGGTCATCATAGACGTGATACCCGAACTAGAAACCTTGATAGGCAAACAACAACAACCCGCAGAACTAGGTTCCACGGAATCACAGAATAGATTCAATTTAGTATTTCAGAATTTCATTCAAGCATTTTGCACGAAGGAACATCCTATTGCGATATTCTTGGATGACATGCAATGGGCGGATACACCTAGTATCAAACTAATTCAAACAATTCTATCGAATCCAGAAATGAAATATCTGTATCTTATGTTATCGTTTCGGGATAATGAGGTGTTGCCTACAGATCCATTTTCGTTAATGCTTGCGGAATTAAAAAAGTCAGGATTTGTATACAAAGAAATAATTCTAACCCCAATCGGAATTTCGGACATTACCCATTTAGTAAAAGATACTTTGAATTGTGAAGAGTCAAATGCAAAGGAACTCGCGACGATTCTATTTGAGAAGACAAACGGAAATCCTTTTTTTGTAAATGAGTTATTTACCTCGTTTTATAAAGATGGGTTGGTATATTTAGACAGTGGGTTGCAACCCACTGTCCTGTCTAGACCCTCTGTCCAGTGGAAATGGGATATTTCTAAAATCCGAGAGGCTAAAATTTCCGAGAACGTGATAGACCTCATGGTAGAGAAAGTTCAGGAACTTACTCCTAACCAAATGGAAATATTAAAATTAGCCGCTTGTATCGGTGATACATTCGAAACAGAACTGCTTTCGCAAATCTCTGGTAAATCTTCCGGAGAGTTGAAGACTGAATTAGAGCAAATTTCCAATGAAGGTTTTTTACTTATCGGAGGAAATACTGTAAAGTTTGTTCATGATAAAATTCGAGAGGCTACTTATTCTTTAATTTCGGAAGAAGAAAGGGCTAAGAATCATTATGCGATTGGATCGACTTATTTAAAAATAACCAAAGAAGAAGATATTGAGGATTTGATTTTTACGATTGTGGGACAATTGAATCAATGTACAATGCTATTGAGCGAGCAGGAAAAAAATCAACTTATCGATTTAAACGTTCTTGCGGGTGAAAAGGCATTAGCCTCTTCGGCTTATGATGTAGCCTTGGATTGTTATCGAATTGCTATGCAATTTTTTCCTAAAGACATTTGGGAAACTTCTTACCAAAAGGCTCTAAGTATCTATCTCAATAGAGCCAAACTTGAATCTTTAAACGGTAATCATGCAGAAGCAGATCAATTTTTTACAATCATATTAGAAAACACTAATACAATATTAGATAAAGCGCTTGTGTATGAACTGCAAATTCCTCTTTACGTTGGTCAAAATAAACTTAGAGAAGCTTTGGATATAGGACTTAAAGCCCTTGCTATTTTAGGGATAGATTTTCCAGAAGTCCATGACCCGACACCTGAAGTTATGAAAGCATTTCAGTTACAAGGAGAAAGGCAAATCGAAGAACTTATTGATCTTCGTCAAATGACTTCGCCAGAAAAACTGGCAATCACGCGAATCCTAGCTGTGAGTATCGTTCCTGCCTATATAACATTACCCAGTCTTTTTCCATTGACCGTTTTAAAAATGGTAAACCTAACTTTAGAGGATAATAGCCTTGCTAAGGAATCAGGTCTGGCATTTATATTGTACGGTATAATTATGGGTTCAGGGATCGGGAACTATGAACTTGGAAACAAACTAGGTAAGCTTGGAATCAAAATAATCGAAAAGTTAAATGCAAAAAATCTCAAGTGCGCAGGTTTTTTCTTTTTTGCCTGTATGAATAACCATTGGAGAGAACATGCCAGATTGGATCTGCCTTACTTTTTAGAAAGTATACAAGCTGGTATGGATTCAGGTGATTTCTTGAATGCTGGTTATTCCACGAACCATTTTAATTTTCAATCTTTGCTTATGCGGAAAAATCTTTCGGAAGTAAGTTCGAGTTTTTCAAAATTTCTTTCTAACTTTGCTAAATTAAAACAAGAAGATCCAAAGCATATGTTTTGCCTCAACTATGAAATGTCCATAATTTTGCAAGGATTAGGAAAAAGTCTAATGGAAATGAATGGAGATATTTTCAATGAAAAGGAAATTGTCTCTATCTGGAAAGAGACGAAAAACTCAACTACACTCTTTAATTATTATGTGAATAAGCTAACATTGAATTACCTCTTTGGTTCTCCTTTAGAAGCATACCGTTATGCGAGAGAAGGGGAGCCACACGAAGGCGGATGTTTTGGAATGATGTTTGTTGCTGAGCATAATTTCTGGGATTCTCTTTCTTGCCTCTCACTTCTGGAATTACCTGATTCATCCGAAGAGGATAAGACTAAGTATCTGGAACAAATCCAAAAGAACCAAGAACGTATGAAAGTCTGGGCAGAGAATTGTCCTGCGAACTACGGGCATAAATACCATATCGTAAACGGGCTTTTGATTTACTCAATGGGGGATTTTGAAAAAGCGAGACAAGAACTTAAAAAAGCGATCGCATTAGCGAAAGAACACGAGTACCTTTTAGAAGAAGCACTGGCGAACGAATTTTTAGCGAAGATGTGGCTAGAAAAAGAAGAAGATCAAATTGCGAATATATTTTTAATAGAAGCCCACTACGCCTATAAAAAATGGGGCTGCGAGCCAAAGGTAAAACAGCTTGAAGAAAAATATCCACAGTTGAAGCGTCATGCGAAACAGGAATTTGCGAAAGATGTTAGTGTTAGCTCTAATTCAAATGCAAGCGCAACTGGAACTCTACTAGATTTGAACACAGTCGTAAAAGCATCCCAAGCAATATCCGGTGAAATCCATTTAGGAAAACTTCTAAAAAAGATGATGAAAATTCTATTTGAAAACGCAGGAGCAGAAAGAGGATTTTTTATTCTAAAAGAAAATCAGAACTGGATTATTGAAGCAGAAGGAAATGCAAATACGGACACAATTACGGTATTAGAAGCAAAGCCTTTGGAGGACAAATCACAATTATCCTCCGCGATTGTAAATTATGTAATTCGAACCAAGGGAATTATTCTGTTAAATGACGCGATGAAGAAAGGGGCGTTTACGAATGATTCTTACGTAGTAAAAAGACAACCAAAGTCTATTCTCTGTTATCCCATCATCAACCAGGGAAACTTAGTGGGAGTGGTTTACTTGGAAAATAACCTTACGACAGATGCTTTTACACCAGACAGAGTAGAAATACTAAAAGTCTTATCTTCTCAGATTGCGGTGAGTGTAGAAAACTCATTGTTATATGCTAACCTAGAAGAAAAAGTAGAAGAGAGAACTCGCGATCTAAATCAAGCACTCGTCGAAGTCCGTGGACTCAAAGAACAACAAGACGGGGATTATTTTTTGAATACACTTCTCATTGAGCCTCTAGGACAGAATAATGCATTTAGTAAAAACGTGGGGATTGATTTTTTTATTAAACAAAAGAAAACATTTATTTTCCGCAGAAACGAATACGAATTAGGCGGAGATATTAATATTGCTGAGAATATGGAATTGCAGGGTAAAGAGTATACCGTATTCTTAAACGGGGATGCAATGGGTAAGTCGATTCAAGGTGCCGGCGGAGTATTGGTGTTAGGCACTGTTTTTAAGTCGATCATACAAAGAACAAAAGCTACTGATTATGGAAAGACTGTTTATCCAGAGAGATGGCTTAAGAATGCGTTTATTGAAATGCATAAATCGTTTGAAGGATTTGATGGATCGATGCTAATGTCCGCTGTGTTTGGATTAGTCGATGAGCAAACAGGAACGATGTACTATATGAATGCAGAGCATCCTCCTATTGCACTCTATCGCGATGGACTCGCAAGTTTCATAGAAAATCCAAAACATTATACCAAGCTCGGGACACAGGGGCAAATGGGAAGTATCTCCGTTTCTGTTTTTTCTTTGCATTCGGATGATATTGTTATAATTGGCTCTGACGGACGAGATGATATATGCATTGGAAAAGATTCAGAAGGATATGAGATTATTAATCAGGATGAAAACTTATTTTTAAATCATATCAAAATAGCAGATGGTGATTTAGAAAAAATTCAGGAAGAAATTTCAAATACTGGTAAATTAATTGATGATCTTTCTCTACTTAAAATTCATTTCAAAGGAGGGAGTAAGGATTCAAGCCAACTCGAAGCTGATCTGGAAAAGCTAGAAGAATACAAAGCAAAAAAAGATTTCCCAAATGTAATTGAGTATGGTATAAAGGTTATTTCCGATTATCCGCATTTATCTGAATATATGTATGATGTTTCTTATGCACTAAGACAGGTTGGCAAATTGGAAAGGGCGGTTGATTTCGGCGAGAGATTTCGAATGCGTCGCCCCGAGCATTTAGACAACCTTATGAATTTAATTGATACTTACAAAGGATTGGGAAGAATGGAAAGAGCCAAAGTGATTTTAGACGATTGTATTAAACTCGATCCCGAGGAAATAAGAATTTTGAAATTTAAAAAAGAGTTAGAAATCAAATGA